Genomic segment of Myxococcus stipitatus:
GCCAGCAGCACCTCGTCGGGCGCGACGGCGCGCAGGTGGAAGTCGCGGGAGAGCGCCGCCTTCTGCTCCGGCGTGAGGCGGCTGAGCAGCGGGTTGGAGCGCAGCAGGTTGTCCACCAGGCGCCGCCGGTAGAAGTCCTCCAGCACCTGCCCCACGCGAGGATGCCGCGCCCTCACCGACTCCAGCCCCGCGCGCGTCAGCTCCAGCAGCACGGCGCGCTCGGCGGTGATGACGCTCGCGAGCCGAGGGCCCTCCGACACCAGCGCCAGCTCACCGAAGCAGTCCCCGGGCGACACCGTGCCCACCACGCCCCGCGTCCCGTCCTCCAGCGCCCGCGCCACCTCCGCGCGGCCCTCCACCAGCGCGAACATGGACGCCCCAGGCGCCCCCTCTTCCACCACCGATTTGCCCGGCGCGAAGACCCGCGCGGACAGCACCTCCACCAGCGCGATGAAGTCCTCCCGCCCCAGTCGGGAGAAGAGCGGCACCGGCCCCTCCTCGGAGGTGGGCTCCCGCGACAGGGCGAAGCGCTCCGCCAGCGCGCGCGTGCAGCGGGCCCTCAGCTCGGGGGGCGCCCCCACCCGGCCCAATGCCACACAGGCGGTCACCGCGCGCAGCAGCGTCCCCTCCCGCGCCCAAGCGCCCGACGCCAGGGCATAGGCCGCCGCGGACTCCCCCTTGCGCCCCAGCTCCTCCAGCAGCTCCGCCACGCGCTGACAGGCGTCCGCGTCCTCGGGGTGGGCCTGCAAGAGGCTCCGGTACTCCGCCAGCGCATCCTCCAGCCGCCCCTGACGCGCGAGCTGACGGGCCCGCTCCCTACCCACGACGCGCATGTCCCTCATGGACTCATTCTCTCCACCCAGGTCTCGAAGACGACTCGCCGCATCGAGGGGGCTCTACGGGAAGGCTCGGGGGGAAGCGTGCCGTGCTTGAGCCAGGGTTCGAGCTTCTCGGCTCCCAATCTCATACGGGCGCGCGCCTTCGGGCGCATGGCCCATTCGGCGAAGGGCCGCTGCGCCGTCAGGTACCGGACGAGAGGCAAGGCCGCTCCAATCCCAGACAACTCAAGCCCGGTGCCACGAAGCCTGCCATCCCGGCTACGCGCTCAACGCACGCACCCGCTCCGCCAGGTTGTGTGTGAACAACCGGTAGATGCGCAGGGCCGCGGCCTCGTGCGTGGCCAGGAAGTGCTGGAAGTCCGAGCGCGTCACCCGCAGCGCCCTCACGGAGGTGCATGAGCGCACATGCGCGGACGTGGGCCCGTCCAGGATGAGAGAGATTTCCCCCAGCCACGTTCCCGGCCCCAAGGTGTTGAGAAGTCGTGCATCCGGTCCTGGACCACTCGCCACATCCACCGAGCCCTCCAACAACACCAGGAGCCCCGTGCCCTGCGCGCCCTTCTCCAGCACGGTGGTGTCCGCGGGGATGACCACCTGGTGCGCCATGCGGAACAAATCCTTCAAGTCCTCTAGCGCCAGCTCCGCGAAGATGGGAATGGCCTTGAGGTACTCATATCCATCCGGTGCTGGACTCGCCCGCTCCGCCACCGGAGGCGGCGCCTCCACCGACGCGACGGCCGACGCGGACGCCAGCGCCTGCGAGGCCCCGCTCAAATCCAGATGCCGCAGCAGGCGCAGGTGCTCCGCCTTGAGCACCTCGTCCTCCCGGGCCACCGAGGACTCCTGCCGCGCGTCCGCCAGCAACACCAGCGCGCGCCAGGACTCCCCCTGCTCGTCGAGCAGCGCGCACATGCGCAGCACCGCCTCGCGGCGCCGGGGATGCTCGGGCGGCACGCCCCGGAGCGCCTCCAGCTCCGCGTGGGCGTAGCCCAGCGCGTGGTACACCTCCGCCGCCTCCAGCGGGCGCTGCAGCCGCGTCAGGCATTGCGCCATGGACTCGCGGGCATCCAGCGCGCGGTACAGCTCCAGCGCCCGCTCCAGCGCGCCCGCCCGCTCGAAGGCCGCCGACGCGCGGACCAGGTCCCCGGCGCGCAGCCAGGCCTCCGCCGCGAGCATCAGCGCGCCCGCCTGCTCGTGCAGCGCCGCGGCGTCCGCGTCCGCGCCCTGCGCCTCCAGGAGCCGGGCGGCGCCCGCGAAGTCCCGGGCGCGGCGCAGCACATCCACCAGCGCCGAGCGCGCCTGCGCCGGCACATTCACGGATTCTTCCAGCACGCGCTCTCGTTGCACCGGAGACAAGTCCTCGTAGGCCCGCACCGCGACATCCACCGCAGCCTGCATCACCGCCTCCCACACCACGCGAACAGGGCCCGCCACGAGCGAACCCCGCCCCCTGGCGCCCTCTTTCAAGAGGAGGTTGGACACCTCAGCGGCCCCCGCCATGTCGTGCTCCCCCCTGCCACAAGTCTCCCGAGTCCGTACCAGACCCGCCGCCAGGAGGCGAGCCCCCCGCACGCCCTCCCCGCTCGGGAAATGGTGGATGCAAAACCTTCCATTCCTGCCCGAAGAATCGCGTGGGATAGGGTGGCGAAGCGCCACACCTGAATTCGCCACCGCGTCCGCTATATGTGGGCGGGCCGAACGTTAACGTGCGCGATGGGCCGACATCCTCCCTCGGAGCCCGAGACATGACGCCTCGCCACCTGCACCGCTGGAGCCGGGTGCTTCCCCTGCTGGCACTCTGCCTTGGGAGCAGGGCCCTGGCCCACGCGGGCCTCCCGGAGACCTCCAACGTCACCCTCCGGCGAGGCCACCCGGAGGATATCTTCCTGGGGGCGACCTTCGGCGCGGTGATTTCGCGCGACGCCGGCAAGACCTTCCGGTGGATTTGCGCGGACGCCATCGGCTACGGCGGCTGGACGCCCACCTCCTACCTGTGGCGGGAGGCCGGCGACATCCTCACCGCCACCGGCAGCGCGCTCCTGCGCTCCCCCGACGGCGGCTGCTCGTGGTCCGCCCACCCCTCCTTCAAGGACACCTGGGTCGCCGCCATGGCGGCCCACCCCACCGACGACCGCATCCTCTATGTCGTCACCGCGAGACA
This window contains:
- a CDS encoding cyclic nucleotide-binding domain-containing protein codes for the protein MRDMRVVGRERARQLARQGRLEDALAEYRSLLQAHPEDADACQRVAELLEELGRKGESAAAYALASGAWAREGTLLRAVTACVALGRVGAPPELRARCTRALAERFALSREPTSEEGPVPLFSRLGREDFIALVEVLSARVFAPGKSVVEEGAPGASMFALVEGRAEVARALEDGTRGVVGTVSPGDCFGELALVSEGPRLASVITAERAVLLELTRAGLESVRARHPRVGQVLEDFYRRRLVDNLLRSNPLLSRLTPEQKAALSRDFHLRAVAPDEVLLAQGQRGDAFYVLLRGKCTPWLEHPDGRRMALVELREGDVFGEISLLLDKPVSATVRADVKGVVLRLPREAFERHLLSQPGLKGQLMRMGTERLQRSARVLASGRVLHDGDLRV
- a CDS encoding cyclic nucleotide-binding domain-containing protein, with the protein product MAGAAEVSNLLLKEGARGRGSLVAGPVRVVWEAVMQAAVDVAVRAYEDLSPVQRERVLEESVNVPAQARSALVDVLRRARDFAGAARLLEAQGADADAAALHEQAGALMLAAEAWLRAGDLVRASAAFERAGALERALELYRALDARESMAQCLTRLQRPLEAAEVYHALGYAHAELEALRGVPPEHPRRREAVLRMCALLDEQGESWRALVLLADARQESSVAREDEVLKAEHLRLLRHLDLSGASQALASASAVASVEAPPPVAERASPAPDGYEYLKAIPIFAELALEDLKDLFRMAHQVVIPADTTVLEKGAQGTGLLVLLEGSVDVASGPGPDARLLNTLGPGTWLGEISLILDGPTSAHVRSCTSVRALRVTRSDFQHFLATHEAAALRIYRLFTHNLAERVRALSA